A DNA window from Mesotoga sp. UBA6090 contains the following coding sequences:
- a CDS encoding helix-turn-helix domain-containing protein gives MLDGKALGARLKELRVKNSITQSQLAEYLGVDQSYISKFESGQRQLSALSLEKLAHLFGLPVESVLEEDICFVQIPFAMRAKQLEAEDLESIAVINRIALNLREMQKMAEVNTYNA, from the coding sequence ATGCTAGACGGGAAAGCTTTAGGCGCAAGGTTGAAGGAACTACGAGTGAAGAACTCAATAACCCAGAGTCAACTGGCAGAGTATCTCGGGGTAGATCAGAGTTACATCTCGAAATTCGAAAGTGGTCAGCGACAGCTAAGTGCGCTTTCTCTGGAAAAACTTGCTCACCTTTTTGGTCTTCCTGTCGAATCGGTGCTGGAAGAAGATATTTGTTTCGTGCAGATTCCCTTTGCAATGAGAGCGAAACAGTTGGAGGCCGAGGACCTGGAATCAATTGCTGTCATAAACCGAATTGCTCTGAACCTTAGGGAAATGCAGAAAATGGCGGAGGTCAACACGTACAATGCTTGA